A region from the Onychostoma macrolepis isolate SWU-2019 chromosome 18, ASM1243209v1, whole genome shotgun sequence genome encodes:
- the pik3c2g gene encoding phosphatidylinositol 3-kinase C2 domain-containing subunit gamma isoform X2 — protein sequence MIPLAFHTEARSQDFWDINLIDSAQGSNSRTASLCTSASQLLSEYVLNHNECNSSVVWARVAPVHESLLESAELLFNVSVPWLPVELPYRSRLNSTARELMEGVLVTLDHSASVSGHYLMKLCDSEEYLRSDEILGLYERIQVYQKFASDVPVRMVLKDSVDKTLTRDEEDDRQVFHFNQVLASACAFNTIRSCLQEKLSSYSQEVNKLLRSRCGGVREVVESVHAVCEQLCGVTTVDLEEAVGRLQRFAPVTLTRAEMCDCETAAVMLHHALLKLLHIFFTNFDLDFRGQEDHPNPPTADVTLHSCMLQVSLTCLYRLLPGWINSYDHFSVSCSLTYCGRNLTEPVLSENISTSLQLSCKIQCNRLLVFPVPVKELPYEAMLSFHLLGSKQAKTPELLCWAVLPLFNNRTLVRGTVLLSMSTQVPPVCPPSPALSDIHRQPTGVILQIDFPESEQWRYERVAAGPESVLESALCEELQKRVTEVCQKHCLSLMTDNEKAFLWSKRHICSQRNSRLYLVLGSAPQWRPQNLPEIYSVLERWSPVSAEEALFLLSDEFHDQYVRSAAVQCLQQMCDSELEEFLPQLVQALKMEWDIDGPLMKLLLSRSLHCIRIAQQLYWLLVDSLDDWLYKSWMNKVLSALKHCCGRALRHELQRQSRLVDLLTQVAEKIRTADKTKRKDVFSQERGKIVSFFADGQSCRLPLDPAVVVKGVNIESFKVFNSNAAPMEVSFITADPLGQNYSLICKTGDNLRQDMLVLQIVHVLDRMWRLEGLDMRMVTYRCISTGRDQGLVEVVRDAVTLAKIHQEWGLSGALREDTLEKWFHMRNKTKEDYEKAVMNFLHSCAGWCVATFILGICDRHNDNIMIKHSGHMFHIDFGKIMGNAQKFGSIKRDRTPFIFTPEMQRFITGGGENPQRLHRFVELCCDAYNRLRRRSALVLALLQLMLAAGIPELKDIQDLKYVHKKLRPHDSELEATSYFTKKIKESMESFPVKLNFLIHNMVQFSSVKRSEAQANSQISSNANIQEAVIQKYTVNGKDVTYELKVTIEDGYLIVQKSFAQFEMLHKLLQKHFIESTLPKFPSWFNMSFTASRKMSLLNKYLKELFEGPCKGNEYVCSLFLDGPNAAVKTETDAHLRPQIQLYLSYKDYKLSVMIKHLKNIRLSSGACPDAYVVTRLRPDPQDKSKRKTKVVRSNDNPTFNELIEYRNVPNLHGHVLEVTVKSRKTFVAATNVVLGDRVLDQEKWFPLGFSAV from the exons ATGATCCCTTTGGCTTTCCATACAGAGGCTCGGtcgcag GACTTTTGGgacattaatttaattgattcaGCACAAGGCAGTAACAGTAGAACTGCATCGCTCTGCACATCAGCGTCGCA ACTACTATCAGAATATGTGCTCAATCACAATGAGTGTAACTCGAGCGTGGTGTGGGCCCGCGTGGCCCCTGTGCACGAGTCTCTGCTGGAGTCCGCTGAACTTCTCTTCAATGTGTCCGTGCCATGGCTGCCCGTGGAACTACCGTACAGAAGCAGAT TAAACAGCACAGCCCGGGAGCTGATGGAGGGAGTTTTGGTGACTCTAGATCATTCTGCCTCAGTCAGTGGACATTACCTGATGAAACTCTGCGACTCAGAGGAGTATCTCAGAAG TGATGAAATCTTGGGATTGTATGAACGCATCCAGGTGTATCAGAAGTTTGCTTCGGATGTTCCAGTGAGGATGGTGCTCAAGGACTCCGTTGACAAAACACTGACACGAGAT GAGGAAGATGACCGGCAGGTGTTTCACTTTAATCAAGTCCTTGCTTCTGCTTGTGCATTCAACACTATAAG GTCATGTCTGCAGGAGAAACTGAGCAGCTACAGCCAGGAAGTAAACAAGCTCTTGAGAAGCCGG TGTGGTGGAGTGAGGGAGGTTGTGGAGAGCGTTCATGCCGTGTGTGAGCAGCTGTGTGGCGTCACTACAGTAGATCTGGAGGAGGCTGTCGGACGGCTCCAGCGCTTCGCTCCAGTCACACTG ACTCGAGCTGAAATGTGTGACTGTGAAACTG CTGCAGTCATGCTCCATCACGCTCTGCTGAAGCTGCTGCACATTTTCTTCACAAACTTTGATTTGGACTTCAGAGGACAGGAGGACCATCCGAATCCACCTACAGCAGACGTCACGCTCCACAGCTGCATGCTGCAGGTCAGCCTGACGTGCCTCTACAGACTGCTGCCCGGTTGGATAAACAG ttATGATCACTTCAGCGTGAGCTGCTCGCTCACGTACTGCGGCAGGAATCTGACTGAACCTGTTCTGTCTGAGAACATCAGCACATCACTGCAACTCAGCTGCAAGATCCAGTGCAACCGGCT ATTGGTGTTTCCCGTTCCAGTAAAGGAACTTCCATATGAAGCGATGTTATCTTTTCATCTACTGGGCTCAAAACAGGCCAAAACCCCCGAGCTCCTGTGCTGGGCGGTCCTTCCTCTTTTTAACAACAG GACTCTAGTTCGTGGCACAGTTCTGCTCAGTATGTCCACACAGGTGCCGCCCGTCTGTCCTCCGTCACCGGCACTGAGTGACATCCATCGACAGCCCACTGGAGTCATTCTACAG ATTGATTTCCCGGAGTCTGAGCAGTGGCGATATGAGCGAGTGGCGGCTGGGCCCGAATCAGTCCTGGAGTCGGCGCTGTGTGAAGAGCTGCAGAAGAGAGTAACAGAAGTGTGTCAGAAACACTGCCTATCGCT CATGACTGACAATGAGAAGGCCTTCCTGTGGAGCAAGCGGCACATCTGCAGTCAGAGGAACTCGCGCCTGTACTTGGTTTTGGGCAGCGCGCCGCAGTGGAGACCGCAGAACCTGCCGGAAATATACTCCGTCCTGGAGCGCTGGAGCCCCGTGAGCGCCGAGGAGGCCCTGTTCCTCCTGAGTGATGA GTTTCATGACCAGTATGTGCGGTCAGCGGCTGTGCAGTGTTTGCAGCAGATGTGTGACAGTGAGCTGGAGGAGTTTCTGCCGCAGCTGGTGCAG GCTCTGAAGATGGAGTGGGACATCGATGGGCCGTTGATGAAGCTTCTGCTCTCAAGATCTTTGCACTGCATCCGTATCGCTCAGCAGCTGTACTG gttaCTCGTGGACTCTCTGGACGACTGGCTCTATAAGAGTTGGATGAATAAGGTTCTGTCGGCGCTGAAGCACTGCTGCGGTCGCGCTCTGAGACACGAGCTTCAGCGCCAGAGCAGATTGGTGGATCTTCTCACTCAAGTGGCGGAGAAAATCCGTACAGCTGACAAAACCAAGAGAAAG GATGTGTTTAGCCAAGAGAGAGGGAAGATTgtgagcttttttgcagatgGACAGTCCTGCAGGCTTCCGTTAGATCCAGCGGTTGTGGTCAAAGGTGTGAATATTGAG TCTTTTAAGGTCTTTAATTCAAACGCAGCGCCCATGGAAGTGTCCTTCATCACCGCTGACCCGCTGGGCCAGAACTACAGCCTCATCTGCAAA ACCGGAGATAACCTGCGGCAGGACATGCTGGTGCTGCAGATCGTGCACGTTCTGGACCGCATGTGGAGACTGGAGGGACTGGACATGAGGATGGTCACCTACAGATGCATTTCCACTGGACGAGATCAAG GTTTAGTGGAAGTGGTGCGTGACGCCGTGACGCTGGCAAAGATTCATCAGGAGTGGGGTCTGTCTGGAGCGCTGAGGGAAGACACACTAGAGAAATGGTTCCATATGAGGAACAAGACCAAAGAGGACTACGAGAAG GCCGTAATGAACTTCCTTCACTCCTGCGCCGGCTGGTGTGTCGCCACATTCATTCTGGGCATCTGCGACCGCCACAACGACAACATCATGATCAAACACAGCGGCCACATGTTCCACATCGACTTCGGCAAGATCATGGGTAATGCGCAGAAGTTCGGTAGCATCAAGAG AGACCGGACGCCGTTCATCTTCACGCCAGAGATGCAGCGCTTCATCACGGGCGGCGGGGAGAATCCGCAGCGCCTGCATCGCTTCGTGGAGCTGTGTTGTGATGCATACAACCGTCTGCGCAGACGCTCCGCTCTGGTGCTCGCTTTGCTGCAGCTG ATGCTGGCGGCCGGTATTCCTGAACTGAAGGACATCCAGGACCTAAAATACGTTCACAAAAAACTGAGACCTCATGACTCTGAGCTGGAAGCCACTTCATATTTTACTAA AAAAATCAAGGAGAGCATGGAGAGTTTCCCAGTCAAGTTAAACTTCCTCATCCACAATATGGTGCAGTTTTCCTCCGTCAAGCGTTCTGAAGCGCAGGCTAACAGCCAGATCTCCTCCAACGCTAACATACAGGAGGCTGTGATTCAGAAATATACAGTGAACGGCAAAGACGTG ACGTACGAGCTGAAGGTGACGATTGAAGACGGATACCTCATCGTTCAGAAGAGCTTTGCTCAGTTTGAGATGCTCCACAAGCTGCTGCAGAAGCACTTCATCGAGTCCACGCTCCCAAA GTTCCCCAGCTGGTTTAACATGTCCTTTACAGCGAGCAGGAAGATGTCTCTTCTGAACAAGTATCTGAAGGAGCTGTTCGAAGGGCCCTGCAAAGGA AACGAATACGTCTGTAGCCTGTTTCTGGACGGACCGAACGCTGCTGTCAAGACAG AAACGGATGCTCATCTCCGACCGCAGATTCAGCTCTACCTGTCTTATAAAGACTATAAGTTATCTGTGATGATaaagcatttgaaaaatatt AGGTTGTCTAGCGGCGCGTGTCCGGACGCCTATGTGGTCACGCGACTAAGACCCGACCCACAGGACAAGAGCAAGAGGAAGACCAAAGTGGTCCGCAGCAATGACAATCCCACGTTCAATGAGCTG ATCGAGTACAGGAACGTGCCCAACCTCCACGGCCACGTGCTGGAGGTGACGGTGAAGAGCAGGAAGACTTTTGTAGCGGCTACAAACGTGGTTCTGGGAGACAGAGTTCTGGACCAGGAGAAGTGGTTTCCTCTGGGCTTCTCGGCTGTGTAA
- the pik3c2g gene encoding phosphatidylinositol 3-kinase C2 domain-containing subunit gamma isoform X1: protein MDPCEDPAGRPEDHELQGWDVFSQQDYLDLYTSLSDSAEDRRTREQVNEETAGAAPLNRSSPELRQPITTQTCGTTDFWDINLIDSAQGSNSRTASLCTSASQLLSEYVLNHNECNSSVVWARVAPVHESLLESAELLFNVSVPWLPVELPYRSRLNSTARELMEGVLVTLDHSASVSGHYLMKLCDSEEYLRSDEILGLYERIQVYQKFASDVPVRMVLKDSVDKTLTRDEEDDRQVFHFNQVLASACAFNTIRSCLQEKLSSYSQEVNKLLRSRCGGVREVVESVHAVCEQLCGVTTVDLEEAVGRLQRFAPVTLTRAEMCDCETAAVMLHHALLKLLHIFFTNFDLDFRGQEDHPNPPTADVTLHSCMLQVSLTCLYRLLPGWINSYDHFSVSCSLTYCGRNLTEPVLSENISTSLQLSCKIQCNRLLVFPVPVKELPYEAMLSFHLLGSKQAKTPELLCWAVLPLFNNRTLVRGTVLLSMSTQVPPVCPPSPALSDIHRQPTGVILQIDFPESEQWRYERVAAGPESVLESALCEELQKRVTEVCQKHCLSLMTDNEKAFLWSKRHICSQRNSRLYLVLGSAPQWRPQNLPEIYSVLERWSPVSAEEALFLLSDEFHDQYVRSAAVQCLQQMCDSELEEFLPQLVQALKMEWDIDGPLMKLLLSRSLHCIRIAQQLYWLLVDSLDDWLYKSWMNKVLSALKHCCGRALRHELQRQSRLVDLLTQVAEKIRTADKTKRKDVFSQERGKIVSFFADGQSCRLPLDPAVVVKGVNIESFKVFNSNAAPMEVSFITADPLGQNYSLICKTGDNLRQDMLVLQIVHVLDRMWRLEGLDMRMVTYRCISTGRDQGLVEVVRDAVTLAKIHQEWGLSGALREDTLEKWFHMRNKTKEDYEKAVMNFLHSCAGWCVATFILGICDRHNDNIMIKHSGHMFHIDFGKIMGNAQKFGSIKRDRTPFIFTPEMQRFITGGGENPQRLHRFVELCCDAYNRLRRRSALVLALLQLMLAAGIPELKDIQDLKYVHKKLRPHDSELEATSYFTKKIKESMESFPVKLNFLIHNMVQFSSVKRSEAQANSQISSNANIQEAVIQKYTVNGKDVTYELKVTIEDGYLIVQKSFAQFEMLHKLLQKHFIESTLPKFPSWFNMSFTASRKMSLLNKYLKELFEGPCKGNEYVCSLFLDGPNAAVKTETDAHLRPQIQLYLSYKDYKLSVMIKHLKNIRLSSGACPDAYVVTRLRPDPQDKSKRKTKVVRSNDNPTFNELIEYRNVPNLHGHVLEVTVKSRKTFVAATNVVLGDRVLDQEKWFPLGFSAV from the exons ATGGATCCATGTGAAGATCCCGCTGGAAGACCTGAGGATCATGAGCTCCAGGGGTGGGATGTCTTCTCACAGCAGGATTATTTGGATTTATACACATCCCTTTCTGATTCCGCAGAAGATCGGAGGACTCGAGAGCAGGTGAATGAGGAAACAGCTGGAGCAGCTCCACTAAACAGGTCCAGTCCAGAGCTGAGACAACCCATCACGACCCAGACCTGTGGCACCACG GACTTTTGGgacattaatttaattgattcaGCACAAGGCAGTAACAGTAGAACTGCATCGCTCTGCACATCAGCGTCGCA ACTACTATCAGAATATGTGCTCAATCACAATGAGTGTAACTCGAGCGTGGTGTGGGCCCGCGTGGCCCCTGTGCACGAGTCTCTGCTGGAGTCCGCTGAACTTCTCTTCAATGTGTCCGTGCCATGGCTGCCCGTGGAACTACCGTACAGAAGCAGAT TAAACAGCACAGCCCGGGAGCTGATGGAGGGAGTTTTGGTGACTCTAGATCATTCTGCCTCAGTCAGTGGACATTACCTGATGAAACTCTGCGACTCAGAGGAGTATCTCAGAAG TGATGAAATCTTGGGATTGTATGAACGCATCCAGGTGTATCAGAAGTTTGCTTCGGATGTTCCAGTGAGGATGGTGCTCAAGGACTCCGTTGACAAAACACTGACACGAGAT GAGGAAGATGACCGGCAGGTGTTTCACTTTAATCAAGTCCTTGCTTCTGCTTGTGCATTCAACACTATAAG GTCATGTCTGCAGGAGAAACTGAGCAGCTACAGCCAGGAAGTAAACAAGCTCTTGAGAAGCCGG TGTGGTGGAGTGAGGGAGGTTGTGGAGAGCGTTCATGCCGTGTGTGAGCAGCTGTGTGGCGTCACTACAGTAGATCTGGAGGAGGCTGTCGGACGGCTCCAGCGCTTCGCTCCAGTCACACTG ACTCGAGCTGAAATGTGTGACTGTGAAACTG CTGCAGTCATGCTCCATCACGCTCTGCTGAAGCTGCTGCACATTTTCTTCACAAACTTTGATTTGGACTTCAGAGGACAGGAGGACCATCCGAATCCACCTACAGCAGACGTCACGCTCCACAGCTGCATGCTGCAGGTCAGCCTGACGTGCCTCTACAGACTGCTGCCCGGTTGGATAAACAG ttATGATCACTTCAGCGTGAGCTGCTCGCTCACGTACTGCGGCAGGAATCTGACTGAACCTGTTCTGTCTGAGAACATCAGCACATCACTGCAACTCAGCTGCAAGATCCAGTGCAACCGGCT ATTGGTGTTTCCCGTTCCAGTAAAGGAACTTCCATATGAAGCGATGTTATCTTTTCATCTACTGGGCTCAAAACAGGCCAAAACCCCCGAGCTCCTGTGCTGGGCGGTCCTTCCTCTTTTTAACAACAG GACTCTAGTTCGTGGCACAGTTCTGCTCAGTATGTCCACACAGGTGCCGCCCGTCTGTCCTCCGTCACCGGCACTGAGTGACATCCATCGACAGCCCACTGGAGTCATTCTACAG ATTGATTTCCCGGAGTCTGAGCAGTGGCGATATGAGCGAGTGGCGGCTGGGCCCGAATCAGTCCTGGAGTCGGCGCTGTGTGAAGAGCTGCAGAAGAGAGTAACAGAAGTGTGTCAGAAACACTGCCTATCGCT CATGACTGACAATGAGAAGGCCTTCCTGTGGAGCAAGCGGCACATCTGCAGTCAGAGGAACTCGCGCCTGTACTTGGTTTTGGGCAGCGCGCCGCAGTGGAGACCGCAGAACCTGCCGGAAATATACTCCGTCCTGGAGCGCTGGAGCCCCGTGAGCGCCGAGGAGGCCCTGTTCCTCCTGAGTGATGA GTTTCATGACCAGTATGTGCGGTCAGCGGCTGTGCAGTGTTTGCAGCAGATGTGTGACAGTGAGCTGGAGGAGTTTCTGCCGCAGCTGGTGCAG GCTCTGAAGATGGAGTGGGACATCGATGGGCCGTTGATGAAGCTTCTGCTCTCAAGATCTTTGCACTGCATCCGTATCGCTCAGCAGCTGTACTG gttaCTCGTGGACTCTCTGGACGACTGGCTCTATAAGAGTTGGATGAATAAGGTTCTGTCGGCGCTGAAGCACTGCTGCGGTCGCGCTCTGAGACACGAGCTTCAGCGCCAGAGCAGATTGGTGGATCTTCTCACTCAAGTGGCGGAGAAAATCCGTACAGCTGACAAAACCAAGAGAAAG GATGTGTTTAGCCAAGAGAGAGGGAAGATTgtgagcttttttgcagatgGACAGTCCTGCAGGCTTCCGTTAGATCCAGCGGTTGTGGTCAAAGGTGTGAATATTGAG TCTTTTAAGGTCTTTAATTCAAACGCAGCGCCCATGGAAGTGTCCTTCATCACCGCTGACCCGCTGGGCCAGAACTACAGCCTCATCTGCAAA ACCGGAGATAACCTGCGGCAGGACATGCTGGTGCTGCAGATCGTGCACGTTCTGGACCGCATGTGGAGACTGGAGGGACTGGACATGAGGATGGTCACCTACAGATGCATTTCCACTGGACGAGATCAAG GTTTAGTGGAAGTGGTGCGTGACGCCGTGACGCTGGCAAAGATTCATCAGGAGTGGGGTCTGTCTGGAGCGCTGAGGGAAGACACACTAGAGAAATGGTTCCATATGAGGAACAAGACCAAAGAGGACTACGAGAAG GCCGTAATGAACTTCCTTCACTCCTGCGCCGGCTGGTGTGTCGCCACATTCATTCTGGGCATCTGCGACCGCCACAACGACAACATCATGATCAAACACAGCGGCCACATGTTCCACATCGACTTCGGCAAGATCATGGGTAATGCGCAGAAGTTCGGTAGCATCAAGAG AGACCGGACGCCGTTCATCTTCACGCCAGAGATGCAGCGCTTCATCACGGGCGGCGGGGAGAATCCGCAGCGCCTGCATCGCTTCGTGGAGCTGTGTTGTGATGCATACAACCGTCTGCGCAGACGCTCCGCTCTGGTGCTCGCTTTGCTGCAGCTG ATGCTGGCGGCCGGTATTCCTGAACTGAAGGACATCCAGGACCTAAAATACGTTCACAAAAAACTGAGACCTCATGACTCTGAGCTGGAAGCCACTTCATATTTTACTAA AAAAATCAAGGAGAGCATGGAGAGTTTCCCAGTCAAGTTAAACTTCCTCATCCACAATATGGTGCAGTTTTCCTCCGTCAAGCGTTCTGAAGCGCAGGCTAACAGCCAGATCTCCTCCAACGCTAACATACAGGAGGCTGTGATTCAGAAATATACAGTGAACGGCAAAGACGTG ACGTACGAGCTGAAGGTGACGATTGAAGACGGATACCTCATCGTTCAGAAGAGCTTTGCTCAGTTTGAGATGCTCCACAAGCTGCTGCAGAAGCACTTCATCGAGTCCACGCTCCCAAA GTTCCCCAGCTGGTTTAACATGTCCTTTACAGCGAGCAGGAAGATGTCTCTTCTGAACAAGTATCTGAAGGAGCTGTTCGAAGGGCCCTGCAAAGGA AACGAATACGTCTGTAGCCTGTTTCTGGACGGACCGAACGCTGCTGTCAAGACAG AAACGGATGCTCATCTCCGACCGCAGATTCAGCTCTACCTGTCTTATAAAGACTATAAGTTATCTGTGATGATaaagcatttgaaaaatatt AGGTTGTCTAGCGGCGCGTGTCCGGACGCCTATGTGGTCACGCGACTAAGACCCGACCCACAGGACAAGAGCAAGAGGAAGACCAAAGTGGTCCGCAGCAATGACAATCCCACGTTCAATGAGCTG ATCGAGTACAGGAACGTGCCCAACCTCCACGGCCACGTGCTGGAGGTGACGGTGAAGAGCAGGAAGACTTTTGTAGCGGCTACAAACGTGGTTCTGGGAGACAGAGTTCTGGACCAGGAGAAGTGGTTTCCTCTGGGCTTCTCGGCTGTGTAA